The Nocardioides houyundeii genome includes the window TGACCAGAATCTACGCTCGACCTCCGACAGTTCTGACCAATATTCGAGCAGACGTTCGGACGCAAGAAGGGGACCTTCCCTAGCAGCTGCCGCGCCCTAGGATGCGCCGCGCTCAGTGGTCTGCGACAGGATGATGCCCATGCGCCACGTGACCGACAGCGAACGTCGGCGTCGGCTCGCCCGCCGCCACGCGCTGGCACCTGGCCATCGCGTCGAGAGCGCTGAGGCAGCGACGCGAGCCATGACGGTCCTGCATGCCACGGAGTCGCCGAGCGTCTACCTCTCCCTCTGGGCCCGCGTCGACGGGCTCAGGGTCGAGGACGTCGACCGTGCGCTGTACCAGGACCGCACCCTGGTCAAGCAGGTCGCGATGCGTCGCACCCTGTTCGTCTTCCCCCGGGACCTGCTGCCCGCAGCCTGGGGAAGCGCATCGGCGCGGGTGGCCGCCGCCCATCGGGTCCGTCTCGCCAAGGACGCCCAGCTCGGCGGGCTCACCGAGGACGGTGCCGCCTGGGTCGAGGCCGCCGAGAGGGCCGCGCTCGCCCAGCTCGCGGACGGTGTCGAGCGCTCCGCGCAACGGCTCCGCGAGGAGGTGCCGGCGCTCGCCGGCCGGATCGAGATGTCGCCGGGCAAGTCGTACGGCGGCAACAACCCGATCGCACCGAGACTGCTCACCCAGCTCGGGGTGGAGGCGAAGATCGTCCGGGGCCACAACGGCGGCCACTGGCGCACCAACCGGCCACAGTGGACCACGATGGCAGCCTGGCTCGGCGAGGTGCCCGCACCGGCCACGGAGCGAGAGGGGTACGCCGAGCTGGTTCGGCGCTGGCTCGCGACGTTCGGTCCCGGCACTGAGGCCGATCTGGTGTGGTGGCTGGGCTCGACGAAGTCGGCTCTGCGCGCCGCCCTCGCCGACGTGGCCGCGGTCGAGGTCGGGCTGGACGGCGGTGGCACCGGCTGGGTGCTGCCCGACGACCTCGAACCGGAGCCAGACGTCGAGCCCTGGGGTGCGCTGCTGCCGGTGCTCGACCCGACGGTGATGGGCTGGAAGGAACGGAGCTTCTACCTCGGCACGCACGGACCGCTGTTGTTCGACACCAACGGCAACGCGGGGACGACCGTCTGGCTGGACGGCCGGATCGTGGGCTGCTGGGTGCAGGACCCGGACGGCGTCGTGGTGATCAACCTGCTTGAGGACGTCGGCGCCGACACCCGCACCGCGCTGGATCGGGAGGCGGAACGGCTCACCACCTGGCTCGAGGGCCACCGGGTGAGCACTGTCTATCCGTCCAGCGCAATGAAGGAGACGTTGGTTTCCTGACCGCGAGAGTCAGCCGTCGACGCCCGCAGCCTCGTGCGCCAGCAGCTCCTCCGAGCGCAGCACCACCCGCGGGATCGCGAACGCGTCCACCAGGTCGACCGCGATCGGCCGGACCTTGCGGCACAGTGCGTTGACCTCCTTGGTGATCGCCTTGGAGCGGGAGATGCTGAGCCGACCGTGCTCCATGAACCACGCCCGGTCGGCCTCGATGGTGGTCAGCGCGAAGAGGTCGCAGAGCAGGTTGAGCGCGACCTTGTTGTCCCCGTCCGGCAGCGCCGCCGTCTTGTCGACGAAGGCCTCCAGCACCAGTCGCTCCACGTGCGCGCGCGCCGCGGCGATGACGTGGTCCTGGACCTCGGAGAAGACGTTGCCCGGGTTGCCGCCGCCCGCCACGCCGGCCCGGATCCGGCGGGCCACCCCGCCCAGCATGTGCTCCTCGCGGAAGCGCAGCATCGCCAGCTGGTAGTTCGGGTCGAGCAGGCCGGCCTCCTGGTCCCACTCGTCCCCGCCGGGCAGGACGTCCTTGATCCGCTCCAGCAGCTTGTGCACCGCGGTCTTCTCCAGCACGGTCTCCACCGCGAGCCCGGCGACGAAGCGCACCATGCCGAACTGGTCCATCTCCTCGAACTCGCCGGAGTAGTCGGTGAGCAGGCCCTTGGCCACCAGCTGCAGCAGCACGTGGTTGTCGCCCTCGAAGGTGGTGAAGACGTCCGTGTCGGCCTTGAGCGCCTGGAAGCGGTTGGTGGAGAGATAGCCGGCGCCGCCGCAGGCCTCGCGGCACTCCTGGATGGTGCGGGTCGCGTGCCAGGTGCCGAGCGCCTTGGTGCCGGCGGCCGCGGACTCCAGCTTGCGCCGGGCCTCCTCGTTGTCGGTGATGCCGGAGAAGACGTCGTGCAGCTGTCCGGCCACCACCTCCTGGGCGAAGTGCATCGCGTAGGTGCGGGCCAGCAGCGGCAGCAGCCGGCGCTGGTGCATGCCGTAGTCCAGGAGCAGCTGCTCGGTCCCCGGGTCGGCAGCCTCGAACTGGCGACGCTGGTCGCCGTACCGGATGGCGATGGCCATCGCGACCTTGGCCGCGTTGATGGCGGCGCCGCCGACCGAGACCCGGCCCTGGACCAGGGTGCCGAGCATGGTGAAGAACCGCCGGTTGGCGCTCTCGATGGGGCTGGAGTACACCCCTTCGGGGCTGACGTCGGCGAACCGGTTGAGCAGGTTGGTGCGCGGGATGCGCACGCGATCGAACCAGAAGCGGCCGTTGTCGACGCCATTGAGGCCCATCTTGGGCCCGCAGTCCTCGATGCGCACGCCGGGCGCCGGCCGGCCGTCGACGCGGACCGGTACGACGAACGCGTGCACCCCGTGGGAGGTCCCGGCCACCTCGAGCTGGGCGAAGACCACCGCGAGCTCGGCGTGCCTGGCCGCGTTGCCGATGTAGTCCTTGCGCGCGGACTCGGTGGGGGTGTCGATGACGAACTCGTCGGTCTCGGGGTCGAAGCGTGCGGTCGTCTTCAGCGCCTGCACGTTGGACCCGTGGCCGGTCTCGGTCATCGCGAACGAGCCCATCAGCTCACCGGAGACGATGCCTGCCATCCACGCGTCGTGGTGCGCCTCGGTGCCGAGCTGGAGGATCGCGCCGCCGAAGAGACCGAACTGCACGCCCACCTTGACCAGCACCGACAGGTCGCCCAGGCCGAGCGTCTCGAACGCCGCGATGGAGGCACCGATGTCGCCGCCGCCGCCGTACTGCTTCGGCAGGCCCATGCCGGTCTGGCCGGTGGCGGCCATCTCGACCACCACCTCCTTGACCCGCTCACGGAAGGCGTCGCTGCTCAGCGTCTCGGCATCGCTGAGGATGTCGGCGTAGTCGACCAGGTTGTCGCGCACCAGGTTGCGCACCTCGGCGTACTTCCCGTCCAGGATGCGTGTCAGGCCCTCGACCTCGACCACCGGTTGGCGGTACCCCTTGTCCTGGAGGTCCTTGTCTGCGCTGTTGGTGGCCTCTGCGGCAGTCTCGGTCGACATGGGCAGAACCGTACCTGCGGCGCGATGAGGGGGTCGGCACATGGGCAGGCTGGTCTACGCGGCACTGACGTCGCTCGACGGCTACGCGGCGGACGAGGAGGTGCGTCGGTTGCAGGCGGAGTCACCAGGAGACCTCGCCGCTGCCGTCCGGGCTGCGTACCGACTTGAGGTTGCGCGAGGCCCGCAGGCTCGATTCGGGGGTGGTGCACTCCGGGTACGACGTGGTCCTGTCGTAGCCTCACTGCGTGAGCGCGACCGGAGCCGACCAGGAGACCCCGTTCGGACGGCTCGCCTACAACTTCTCCATCGTCGGGACCCAGAAGTCCGGCACCTCCACCCTGTCGGGCACCATCTCCCAGCACCCGCTGGTGTGCCGCCCGCCGCGCAAGGAGGCGCACTTCTTCAACGACGAGGAGTACGACTGGGCGCACCCGGACTACGAGCGCGACTACACCGCGCCCAAGCGGGCCCGGATCCACCGCATGGTGGGTGACTCGACGCCGGTCTACCTGATGTGGCCCCGGGCGCTGGAGCGGATGGCGGCGTACAAGCCGGACATGCCGCTGATCGCGGTCTTCCGCGACCCGATCGAGCGGCTCTTCTCCCACTGGACGATGCTCCGCAGCCGCAACGACGCCTGGCCCGACTGGTCGGACTTCATCACCGAGTTCCGGCCCAGCACCCTGCCCCTGGAGCTGCCCCCCGGCGAGCGGGCGATGCGCTACAAGCACATGTCCGGGGTGGCTCGCGGCTACTACGGCGCCCAGCTCGAGCACGGGTTCACCGTCTTCGACCGCGACCAGTGGCTGCTCCTGGAGTTCCGCGAGCTGCTGCGCGACTACGACGTGGTGGTGGACCGGGTCACCGACCACCTGGGGCTGCCGCGGTTCGCCGAGCGGCCACCGCTGCGCAACCGGTACGCCGGGGCGGACCGGGTCACCGGCACGCCGCCCACCCCGGAGGAGATCGCCGACCTGGCCACGCTGTACGCCGCCGACCTGTCGCTGTTCGACCGGCTCTCGGGCCTGGAGACGGCACACTGGCCGACGAGCCGGATCCTCGCCGGCACCCTGGACCCGGGCGAGTTGGCCGAGAAGCTCTCGGCCCGGGTGGTCCCCCGCCCGTCCTGAGGCCCTGTCCTCCGGCCTCAGGGCCGGGCGAAGAAGTTCGGCGCCTGCCAGTAGTACATCGACTCCCGGACCACCGGCCGCCCGGTGCGCGGGGCGTGGATGATCATCCCGCTGCCGGCGTAGAGGGCGACGTGGTAGATCGAGGACGGGCTGGACGAGGAGCCCCAGAACACCAGGTCCCCGGGGACCAGGTCCGCGGCCCGGATCGGCGTCGAGGCGGTGTACTGCCCGACCGAGTAGTGCGGCAGCGAGACGCCGCCGGCCTGCCAGGCGCCAGCCGTGAGGCCTGAGCAGTCCCAGGCGTCGGGACCTGCGGCGGCCCACTGGTAGGGATCGCCGATCTGCCGGGCCGCGAAGGCCACCGCGGCGGCAGCGCCGGTCTCCGGGGCCGGAGGGGTCGCGGGGGTGGGTGCCGGGGTGGGCGCGGGAGTGGGCGTCGCACTGGGCGTCCGGGTCGGCGCCACCGTCGGGATCCGCGTCGGGGCCGGCGTGGGGGTTGGTGTGGACCGCGGGCTCGGCGTGGGGGTCGGCGTGGATGTCGGCGTGGACCGCGGGGTCGGCGACGGGGCGACCGTCGGCGTGGACCGAGGGGTGGGCGACTGGGTCGCCTTCTGGGTCGCCTTCTGGGTCGCCTTGGCCTGCTTCGCGGCAGCCTCCTGGGCCGCTGCCTGCTCCGCCGCCAGCTGCTGGGCAGCCTCCTGAGCCGCCTGCTGGGCGGCCTCCTGAGCGGCCTGGCGCCGGCTCTCCTCCGCCGCCGCGGCCGCGGCCGCCGCCCGCTCCTCGAGCCGGGTCTGGCGCTGCCGGGCCAGGGAGACGCTGATGCCCTGCAGCTCGGCGAGCTCGCCGATCAGGCCGGCGCGCTGGACGGCGACCGCATCGGCCTCGGCCTGGGCGGCGTCGGCGGCCGCCACCGCGGTGCTCATGGCGGTCGCTGCCTCCTCCTCCAGCCGAGCGGCGCGGTCCTCGGCCTCGGTGGCCGAGGTGACGGCACTGTCGGCCAGGGTGGAGGCGACCTGGAACGCCTGGTAGCGGGTCTCCAGGGCATCGACCGCGTTGTCGACGGTGGCCGAGCGCTCCAGGTAGGTCCCGATGCCGTCCGAGTCCACCATCGCGACCATGCCGGACACCTCGGGCGCCGACTCGTAGGAGCGGACCAGCGTCTGGCTGTAGGCCTCCTGCTGGAGCGCGACGTCGGCCGACGCGGAGTCGGCGACGGTCCGGGCCTGCTCGGCACCTGCGCGCGCCTGCTCGAGCTCCCAGCTGGCGCGGTTGTAGGTCTCGGCCGCCTGCGCGGCGGCGATGGTGGCCCCCTGCCTGCGCTGGTCGGCGAGGACCAGGTCGGCGCGTACGGCGGCGAGGTCCCGGGCCTTGTCGTCCGCGGCCTGCTCGGCCGCGGCGACGTCGTCGGCGCTGGGGATCGGGTCGTCGGCGCCCTGGGCGCCTCCGGAGGCGGCGATCAGGAGCAGGATGCTGATGGTTCCGGCGAGAGCACTGCGGGTGCGCACGGGTGTTCCCCTTGCTGGTGAGCCTGCGCCGGAGAGAGAGCTCTCTCCCACGGCGATGTCTCGGGCGGCTTCCCCACCGTCCGAGACACAACAGGCACGTTAGTTCCCATTCGCCCCACGGGGAACATCTTTCCCAACAAAGTTATGCAACTGTCGGCGTGTCGTCTTGACTACTACACCGATGTAATTCGCTGGCGCCGACGTGCGCCCGCGCCTCACTCCCGGTCGGAGGAGTCCGCCCGCGACGCGTCCGCCGTCGGGATCTCGGCGGTCGCCGAGGTCGGATAGGAGCGCAGGCGGTGTTTGCTGAACTTCTGCCCCGACGCCAGACCGCCGACGTAGAAGGAGACCAGGGCGATCGCCACACCGGCGATGTCGTCGGCGACGTAGTGCCATCCGAAGTACAGGGTCGCGATCACGGTGAGGCCGAAGTTGACCCAGAAGACGATCTTCACGATCTGGTTGCGCACCGTGTACTGCACCATCAGCGCCACCAGCAGGGTCACCCCGGTGTGCAGGCTGGCGAACCCCGCCACGGACTGCACCGCACCCTCGACCCCGTCGTGGATGACCCCCTTGCGGGCATAGAACAGCGACTCCATCAGCGCGCTGGTCCCGCTCTCGGGGAGGTCGGCGTACAGCCACGGGTAGCGGAACCCCGGGCCCAGGGTGGGCAGCGCGTAGTACGAGGCGGTGCCGAGGGTCCAGATCAGCACCTGCGAGGTGACGAACCAGTAGCCGAAGGTGATGTTGCGGGACCAGACCAGGAAGACCGCCACCCCGATCGGCACCAGCGGCAGGAACCAGAGGTAGATGTAGGAGAGCACGTGCGCGCTGACCCCGGTGCCGAACATCGCGTGCAGCACGTTCGCGGGCTCGTGGCCCATGAACAGGGCACGGTCCAGCACGTGCAGCTCGCGGTCGTACTTCTTGTCGCCGGTGATGAACGGCAGGAACGACTTGAGGTTCCGGTAGCTGACGTAGGTGACGTAGAAGCAGACGATCCCCAGCACGTTGAGCGTCAGCCGGTCCCGGTTCCAGTGCGTGTGCCAGCGCTTCTTCATGGCGGCCCAGCCCTGGACGGGGTGGCCCTTGGCCTCCCAGAAGTACCGCGGCAGCATGTCGGCCAGCAGCGCCGCGAACAGCAGCAGCGGCAGCCGGAGCCAGGACGGGCCCAGGAACCCCTCAGGGTCGACCAGGGGCCGATCCAGCGAGATCGACGCGGCCAGGGCGAGGACCCCCATCACGACGGTCACCCCGATGAGCAGGACGTAGGCGCGGCGATACACCCCGGCAGTCTAGGGACCCGACGCTCACGCGTCCGAATCCGGTATCCGGGCGATACGGGACGGCTCCACCACCAGAGGCACCTGCTCTCCCACCGCCACCCGGGCATCGAGGCGGGCCACCGCGTGCAGCCGCCCGACCCCCGGTACGTCGACCTGGAGCCGCAGCAGCTCCGGCGTGCTGAGCACCGCGGTCACCGTGCCGGTCAGCCGGCCGGCGGGATCCACCACCAGGGCCGAGCGCCGCAGCGCCAGCAGCCCGCCCGGCTCCAGGCCCGCCGCGACCGCCATCCGGCGCGCGGCCTCGTCGCGCAGCACCCCGGCGTAGCCGAGGAACTCCGCGGTGACCGCGTCCACCGGCTCCGCCCACACCCCGGAGATGGGTCCCTGCTGCACGACCCGCCCCGAGAACATCACCGCGATGCGGTCGGCGACGATGAACGCCTCGTCGTGGTCGTGGGTGACCATCAGCGCCGTGGTCCCGGACTCGCGCAGGATCCTGGCCAGGTCGGCGGCCAGCGACTCCCGCAGCGCGGCGTCCAGCGCGGAGAGCGGCTCGTCGAGCAGGAGCAGCCGGGGCTGGACCGCGAGCGCCCGGGCCAGCGCCACGCGCTGCCGCTCGCCGCCGGACAGGGTGGCCGGCATCCGGTCGGCGTACCCGGCCAGCCCGACCAGCTCCAGCAGCTCGGCCACCCGCGCTGCGACCGTCGCGGGGGGCACCCGCCGCAGCCGCAGCGCGTAGCCCACGTTGCGGGCCACCGACAGGTGGGAGAAGAGCTGCCCGTCCTGGAACATCAGCGCGAACCCCCGCCGGTGCGTGGGACGCCCGGCCAGGTCCTCGCCGTCGAAGCGGACCGTCCCGGCGCTGACCGGCTCCAGCCCGGCGATGCTGCGCAGCAGGGTGGACTTGCCGCAGCCCGAGGGACCGAGCACGGCCAGCACCTCGCCCCCCGGCAGGTCCAGGGAGACGGAGTCGACGGCGACCAGGTCGCCGTAGCGCACGGAGACGTCGCGGAGCGAGAGGAGGGCAGCCATGTCGCTAGAAGGCTCCCACGGCCGGCACCCGCAGGCGCTCCACGGCGAGCATCACCACGGCCGTGACGCCGGCCAGCACCACCGACGCGGCCAGCGCCATGCCGTAGTTCATCTCGCCGGGGTTGCCGATCAGGCGGAAGATCACCACCGGCACGGTCGGGTTCTCCTCCCGGGCCAGGAAGGAGGTGGCCCCGAACTCCCCCAGCGACGCCGCGAACGCGAAGCCGGTGGCGGCGAGCAGCGGCTTCCAGACCGCGGGGACGTCCACGGTGAGGAAGGAGCGCAGCGCGCCGGCCCCGAGCGAGGCTGCGGCCTGGCGCTGACGGTCGTCCAGGCCGGCCAGCACCGGGACCAGGGTGCGGACCACCAGCGGCAGCGCCACCAGCGCCTGGGCGATCGGCACCAGCAGCGCCGAGTCCCGCAGGTCCACCGGCGGCCGGTCCAGGGCGATCAGGAAGCCGAAGCCGAGGGTGACCGCGGAGACTCCCAGGGGGAGCATGAACAGGCCGTCGAGCCAGGACCGCAGCCGGCGCTCGGCCCGGGTGTGGGAGCGGCGCGTGACCATCACGGCCAGGACCAGCCCTAGGACCAGCGCCATCGTGGTCGCGTCGGCCGCGGTGCGCAGCGAGGTGGCCAGCGCCTGGGTCACCGGGACCAGCAGCGCCCGGTCCTCGCCGGTCCCCGAGAGGGCCCGGTAGTTGCCCAGGCCCCACTCGCCCCCGACCCGCAGCGAGCCCACCACGAGGGTGACCAGCGGCGTCGCCACGAACACCACCAGCACTCCGGTCATCGCCATCGCCGGGAGGTCGTGCCGGGTCGGGCGTCTCGGCGCCACGGCGCGACGCGACACGGTCGTGGCACCGTTGCGGGTGCGGCCGGTGAGCACCAGCAGTGCGGTGATCAGCACCAGCTGCAGCACCGAGAGCGCGGCGGCCGCCTGCAGGTCGAACAGGGTGGTGGTGAGCAGGTAGATCTCGGTCTCCACCGTGGCGTAGCGCACCCCGCCGAGCACCAGCACGATCCCGAAGGCGGTGGCGCAGAACAGGAACACCACCGAGGCGGCGGAGACGATCGCCGGTCTCAGGGCCGGGAGGGTGACGGTGCGCAGCACCTGCCACGGCGAGGCCCCGAGCGCCGCCGCCGCCTCGCCCGGCCGCGGGTCCAGCCCCTCCCAGGCCGCCCCCACGGAGCGGATCACCACGGCTGCGTTGAAGAACGCCAGGCCCGCGACGATCGCGACCGGGGTGCCGTCCAGGCCCAGGAAGCCCAGGGGCCCGGACTCGCCGAGCAGCTGTCGGAAGGCGACCCCCACCACGACCGTGGGCAGCACGAACGGCACCAGCAGCGCAGCTCGCAGCACGGCGCGTCCGGGCAGCGCGAGCCGGCTCAGCGCGTACGCGGCCGGCAGTCCCAGGAGCAGCGAGAGCGCGGTACCGGCCAGCGCGGAGCCCAGGGTGAAGGCCAGCACCCGCCCCACCCGGGGCCGGGCCAGGACCTGGAGCACCCCTGGGACGTCGAGGTGTCCGTCGACGACGAAGCCGCGGCCCACCATCGCGGCGACGGGCAGCACGAAGAAGACGCCGAGGACCAGCAGCGGCCCCGTTGCCAGGGCGCCCAGGACCAGCAGCCGCCGGGGCGGCCGCACCCCGCTCGCCGGGTGAGGAGTCACTCGGTGGTGAGGTCGGTCCACTGCTGGAGCCACTTGTCCCGGTTGGTCGCGATGTCGGCGGGGTCGACCGTGTAGGGGTCCTCGGGGCGGGCGGCGTACCGGGCCCAGTCCTCGGGCAGGTCCACGCCCGTGACCACCGGGAAGACGTACATGCTCTCCGGCAGCGCCGCCTGGGTCTTCGGCTCCTGCAGGAACGCGACCAGGTCCCTCGCACCCTCGGGGTTGGCCGCACCCTTGAGCACCCCGGCGTACTCCACCTGCTGGAAGCAGGTCTCCAGCAGCGCGCTGGTCGTGGACTTCTCCGCCCCCTCGGGCACGGTGAACGCGGGTGAGGAGTCGTAGGAGACCACGATGGGCCGCTCCCCGCCCTCGCCGCCCTGGGTGAAGTCGGTGTAGTAGGCGTCCGACCAGCCGTCGACGACCTTGAGGCCGTTGTCCAGCAGCTCCGACCAGTACGCCGGCCACTCCTCGCCGAAGGCGGCGACCGTGGTCAGCAGGAAGGCCATGCCCGGCGATGAGGTCGACGCGGCCGGGGTCACCATCAGGTCCCGGTACGCCGGCTTCGTCAGGTCCGCCAGCGTCCGCGGCGGGGCCACGTCCTGCTCGGCGAACCAGGTGTCGTCGATGTTGACGCAGACGGCCGCCACGTCGACCGGGGTGAGCCGGTCGGAGCCCTCGGGGAGCTCGTAGCGACCGGCGCCGGGGGCTCGCGGCGGGTCGTAGGGGGCGAAGACCCCTTCGTCCAGGACCCGGGAGGCGAAGGTGTTGTCGACCCCGAACGCCACGTCGCCGGTGGGGTTCTCCTTGGTCAGCGCCAGCTTGGCGCTCAGCGCGCCGGCGTCGCCGGAGGAGCGCACCACCACCTCGTGGCCGTACTCCTCGCGGAACTCCGCGAGCAGCTCCTCGGGCAGCGAGAAGGAGTCGTGGGTGACCAGCACCACCTCGCTCGCCCCGCCGGCCTCGGCGGCCTTGTCCTCACCCCCGAGCAGGCTGCAGGCGCCGAGCAGCGCACCGGTCAGTGCCAGTGCCGTCGCCCGGTGGAACGTGGTGAGCCTCGGGCTCGTGCAGGCGTGCGTGTTCACGTGATGACTCCCTTCGCCGGTGCTAACCGGAGCAGGTTCTTAGGGTCTGCGGCGGATCCGCACTCTCAGCACCCGAGTCCTCGCGGACGAAGTGCTCCCCTGTCTTGTGCCGGCCAGCCTACAGATAGCCGAACCGCTTCAGCAGCGGCCACGCGATCGCGGTCACCACAGCCCGGTCCGAGCGCGACATCCGGGTGCGCCACGCGTCGTCGGCGCGCAGCTCGGTGATCCCGGTGCGGAACCGCATCGGGTTGCCCGCCACCGAGTGGCTCGGGTGCAGCTCGATGCTGTGGTCGTCCACCATCGGCAGCTCCGGCCGGCCCGGCAGCCCGAGCGCGTCCCAGGCCCCGGCAACGGCCTCGGCCGGGGAGGCCACCAGGTCCTCGTAGCGCAGCCGGGTCACCGGGACGCCGCGCCAGGCCAGCCCCTGGACCGTCAGGTTGCCCGACATCCACAGGGCGGTGCTGCGGGCCGGGGAAAAGCGCGGCATCGGCTCGCCGTCCGCCTCGGGGCGGGCCACCACCTTGGCCCAGGAGTGCGCCACCCCGCGGGCGTCGCGCACGATGTGCAGCACCCGCAGGTCCAGGTCCTCAAGGTGGCTCAGGGTCACGGCCGTGGGGATCTCCTTGCTGGAGTCGACCAGGATCCGGGCGCCGCTGACCTGCTGGGCCGCGGCGTAGACGGCGCGGAACCAGCCGGCGTACTCCTCGATGGCGGCGCGAGTGGCGGCGTCCGGTCGGCGCCGTACCGTGCGCGGCAGCCGGCGCTGGCGGTCCACCTGCGACTTGAGCTCGGCGATCCGGTCCACCTCGACCCGCTCCCACCCATCGAAGGCGAGGCGCCCCACCTCGCTCCAGAAGGGGCACTGGTGGAACGGGCACTGGCACGCGCACAGCTGGTCCTCGCGCACGCCCCGCTCCCACAGGTGCACGACCTCCCCGAGCAGGGTGACGCCGTCGATCTCGGCGAGCAGCCGCTCCGCCAGGGTGGACCCGCTGCGTCCCCAGCCGGCGATGTAGAGGACCAGCGGGTCGCCGGGCTGGCCGCCCATCTCAGGCCTGGCTGACGCGCCGGTAGACGTCCACGCCGTCCACGTCGGCGACGGTGACGTCGCCGCGGGCCACCAGCAGCACCAGGTGGGCCCGGGTCTCCATCGTGGCCAGGGCGGTGTTGAACACGTCCAGGCTCTCCAGCCGGCGCTCGTGCCGGGTCCAGCCCAGTCCACCCGCCACCTCGTACGCCGTCCGCTCGCCCGAGCCCACGATCTCCAGGCACTGCGCCAGCCGGTGCTCGTGGTGGGCCAGCAGCTCCTCGGCCCTGGCGTGCGAGGAGGGCGCCAGGGGTCCGTGGGCCGGGAGCAGGCGCAGGTCGGGCAGGGCGCGGACCTTGGCGAGCGAGGTCATGAAGTCACCCAGCGGCTGCTCCGGGGTCCCGCCCTCGAAGCCGATGGAGGGGGTGATGGTGGGCAGCACGTGGTCGCCGGAGAAGAGCAGCCCGGCCGCGGTGTCGGCGAAGACGAAGTGGCCCTGGGTGTGACCCGGCGTGGCGACCGCGTCCAGCCGGCGCCCTCCCACGGCGATCTGGTGGTCGCCGTCCAGCCAGGTGTCGGGGTAGCCCCAGACCGAGGGGTCCGGCTCGGCCTCCCCGGCGTGGTTGCCCCAGATCTTGGCGATGTCGGTGGCACCGGCGCGCAGCAGCATCGCCATGTGCGGGTCCCCGCCGCTGAAGCCGTCCTGGATCTCGTCGAGCGACCCCTTGTCGCCGATCCCGAGGCTGACGTGGGCGCCGTGCTCGGTGCGCAGCGCGACCGCCTGGGTGTAGTGGTCGCGGTGGGCGTGGGTGACCAGGAAGGAGCGGATGTCGGCCGGGGTGTGCCCCAGCAGCGCCAGCGACCGCTCGAGCACCGCGCGGGCGGCCTCGATGGCCCAGCCGCCGTCGATCAGGGTGAGGCCGTCGTCGGTCTCCACGGTGTAGACGTTGATGGCGCGCAGGCCGTCCATCGGCAGCGGGAGCGGGATCCGGTGGACGCCGGGCGCCACCGGCCAGGCGCCCTCCTCGGTCCAGGCGGCGCCCGAGTCCGGCGACACCGCACCGGCGGTCGAGGTGGACGGGGCGGCAGGGGTGGTCTCAGTCATAGCAGCGCCACTGTAAGCGGTGCCAGACCGATCGGTCTCAACGCTCGGCTGCGGCCGGCACCCAGGGTCCGGTTGAGGCAGGCTGTCGCGGATGACGGTGCTGGCGAGGCAGAGCGGGACGGTGGCCCGGAGGCGGCCACCGGCCCTGTGGCGTCGCGCGCCCCTGGTCGCCGGAGCCGGCCTGGCCGCCACCACCGGGGCGGCACTGGTGATCGCGCTCCTGGTGCGCGCGGAGTCGATGTCGCTCGCCGAGGTGCTGACGATCACCACCCTGCTGGTGGGCGGCGCTTTCGGCGCCCAGCTCGTCGGCGACGTCAG containing:
- a CDS encoding sulfotransferase domain-containing protein yields the protein MSATGADQETPFGRLAYNFSIVGTQKSGTSTLSGTISQHPLVCRPPRKEAHFFNDEEYDWAHPDYERDYTAPKRARIHRMVGDSTPVYLMWPRALERMAAYKPDMPLIAVFRDPIERLFSHWTMLRSRNDAWPDWSDFITEFRPSTLPLELPPGERAMRYKHMSGVARGYYGAQLEHGFTVFDRDQWLLLEFRELLRDYDVVVDRVTDHLGLPRFAERPPLRNRYAGADRVTGTPPTPEEIADLATLYAADLSLFDRLSGLETAHWPTSRILAGTLDPGELAEKLSARVVPRPS
- a CDS encoding winged helix DNA-binding domain-containing protein; this encodes MRHVTDSERRRRLARRHALAPGHRVESAEAATRAMTVLHATESPSVYLSLWARVDGLRVEDVDRALYQDRTLVKQVAMRRTLFVFPRDLLPAAWGSASARVAAAHRVRLAKDAQLGGLTEDGAAWVEAAERAALAQLADGVERSAQRLREEVPALAGRIEMSPGKSYGGNNPIAPRLLTQLGVEAKIVRGHNGGHWRTNRPQWTTMAAWLGEVPAPATEREGYAELVRRWLATFGPGTEADLVWWLGSTKSALRAALADVAAVEVGLDGGGTGWVLPDDLEPEPDVEPWGALLPVLDPTVMGWKERSFYLGTHGPLLFDTNGNAGTTVWLDGRIVGCWVQDPDGVVVINLLEDVGADTRTALDREAERLTTWLEGHRVSTVYPSSAMKETLVS
- a CDS encoding NlpC/P60 family protein gives rise to the protein MRTRSALAGTISILLLIAASGGAQGADDPIPSADDVAAAEQAADDKARDLAAVRADLVLADQRRQGATIAAAQAAETYNRASWELEQARAGAEQARTVADSASADVALQQEAYSQTLVRSYESAPEVSGMVAMVDSDGIGTYLERSATVDNAVDALETRYQAFQVASTLADSAVTSATEAEDRAARLEEEAATAMSTAVAAADAAQAEADAVAVQRAGLIGELAELQGISVSLARQRQTRLEERAAAAAAAAEESRRQAAQEAAQQAAQEAAQQLAAEQAAAQEAAAKQAKATQKATQKATQSPTPRSTPTVAPSPTPRSTPTSTPTPTPSPRSTPTPTPAPTRIPTVAPTRTPSATPTPAPTPAPTPATPPAPETGAAAAVAFAARQIGDPYQWAAAGPDAWDCSGLTAGAWQAGGVSLPHYSVGQYTASTPIRAADLVPGDLVFWGSSSSPSSIYHVALYAGSGMIIHAPRTGRPVVRESMYYWQAPNFFARP
- a CDS encoding acyl-CoA dehydrogenase; this encodes MSTETAAEATNSADKDLQDKGYRQPVVEVEGLTRILDGKYAEVRNLVRDNLVDYADILSDAETLSSDAFRERVKEVVVEMAATGQTGMGLPKQYGGGGDIGASIAAFETLGLGDLSVLVKVGVQFGLFGGAILQLGTEAHHDAWMAGIVSGELMGSFAMTETGHGSNVQALKTTARFDPETDEFVIDTPTESARKDYIGNAARHAELAVVFAQLEVAGTSHGVHAFVVPVRVDGRPAPGVRIEDCGPKMGLNGVDNGRFWFDRVRIPRTNLLNRFADVSPEGVYSSPIESANRRFFTMLGTLVQGRVSVGGAAINAAKVAMAIAIRYGDQRRQFEAADPGTEQLLLDYGMHQRRLLPLLARTYAMHFAQEVVAGQLHDVFSGITDNEEARRKLESAAAGTKALGTWHATRTIQECREACGGAGYLSTNRFQALKADTDVFTTFEGDNHVLLQLVAKGLLTDYSGEFEEMDQFGMVRFVAGLAVETVLEKTAVHKLLERIKDVLPGGDEWDQEAGLLDPNYQLAMLRFREEHMLGGVARRIRAGVAGGGNPGNVFSEVQDHVIAAARAHVERLVLEAFVDKTAALPDGDNKVALNLLCDLFALTTIEADRAWFMEHGRLSISRSKAITKEVNALCRKVRPIAVDLVDAFAIPRVVLRSEELLAHEAAGVDG
- a CDS encoding phosphatase PAP2 family protein, translating into MYRRAYVLLIGVTVVMGVLALAASISLDRPLVDPEGFLGPSWLRLPLLLFAALLADMLPRYFWEAKGHPVQGWAAMKKRWHTHWNRDRLTLNVLGIVCFYVTYVSYRNLKSFLPFITGDKKYDRELHVLDRALFMGHEPANVLHAMFGTGVSAHVLSYIYLWFLPLVPIGVAVFLVWSRNITFGYWFVTSQVLIWTLGTASYYALPTLGPGFRYPWLYADLPESGTSALMESLFYARKGVIHDGVEGAVQSVAGFASLHTGVTLLVALMVQYTVRNQIVKIVFWVNFGLTVIATLYFGWHYVADDIAGVAIALVSFYVGGLASGQKFSKHRLRSYPTSATAEIPTADASRADSSDRE